From Pirellulales bacterium, one genomic window encodes:
- a CDS encoding radical SAM protein → MSSIAVDEGDHGNAEGATAGLFNLWLSAVAYWYLTGLLAALGFSFGFCLLRPASAPQSHRGDLAAALRWMDGRWYTQIATEGYHYDPGTRSNAAFFPVYPLLGRDVMEIAGIPAEAALVMVSNVSFLAALGMLTLYVRGRAPIPHAIRPAPTGAPVGNALHGVPLTPGARPAQSSAGPLMVESPTRELADWAVLAAALCPTGCFFRLAYSESTCLLLLVLAMYAMQRRWPLWAIALMVGLATAARPVGVALLAPFAVHVLRRASRRLRSAGPRLALYLPLACWGLAAFIAYQNWAFGEPLAMLKVQRHWGVRAAPPWPEKAQALATFEPVRSVYDDRSPAFWAAAESPAAPWFSLRFASPPMPRRPSRPRNAGVKKMTVSALPIINTTMTSGCGAGCGGGGGRPRDESATLGSLAEAVRGNQVARRMPRLCYMELILTDQCNLRCSYCFEKDKNPHQMSDETAIASIDFLMEESGPTKSITILFFGGEPLLRFDLMKRVHAYATAEANKRGKTIHWDMTTNGTLMTEEKAAWLAKARVNYLLSLDGGKEDHDRYRKFANGRGSFEVVAAKLPIMKRFQPWLGAKISVTPESGPNLARSVDELHRRGINQFILGYAHGLPWTVSDLARYEQALYELCELYLEKKFHKQYFRMSLFEEGELGEADGHATFGCGAGRGRCCVDSYGDIYGCSKLATITGMHNGVLPYGNVFQGFTRIDNRLQFMHTAVGPREKCRNCEFNEVCGGGCPAVNYKATGSIFDPDDLGCRIVFINQRVHAYMRQRTREIFGAGEGDDLLTGPDTLRADMGGPCVES, encoded by the coding sequence ATGTCATCCATTGCCGTCGACGAGGGGGACCACGGAAACGCCGAAGGCGCTACGGCCGGTTTATTTAATCTCTGGCTGAGCGCGGTGGCCTACTGGTATCTGACCGGCCTGTTGGCGGCGCTCGGTTTTTCGTTCGGGTTCTGCCTGCTGCGCCCCGCCTCGGCCCCCCAATCGCATCGCGGCGATTTGGCTGCCGCGCTGCGTTGGATGGACGGGCGATGGTACACGCAGATCGCGACCGAGGGGTATCATTACGACCCCGGCACGCGCTCCAACGCCGCCTTTTTTCCAGTCTATCCGCTGTTGGGGCGCGACGTCATGGAAATCGCCGGCATTCCGGCCGAAGCCGCTCTAGTGATGGTCTCCAACGTTTCGTTCCTGGCCGCGCTCGGCATGCTCACCCTCTACGTTCGTGGCCGGGCGCCGATACCACATGCTATACGCCCCGCACCGACCGGCGCCCCTGTAGGGAACGCCCTCCACGGCGTTCCGCTCACGCCTGGTGCGCGTCCGGCGCAAAGCAGCGCCGGGCCGCTGATGGTGGAAAGCCCGACCCGCGAATTGGCCGACTGGGCGGTGCTGGCCGCGGCGCTGTGCCCGACGGGTTGCTTCTTTCGCCTGGCCTACAGCGAGTCGACGTGCCTGCTGCTGCTGGTGCTGGCGATGTACGCCATGCAACGTCGCTGGCCGCTCTGGGCGATCGCCCTCATGGTGGGCCTAGCGACTGCGGCGCGGCCGGTTGGCGTGGCGCTCTTGGCGCCTTTCGCGGTCCACGTTTTGCGTCGCGCGAGCAGGCGGCTTCGCTCGGCCGGCCCGCGGCTCGCGCTCTATCTGCCGCTGGCCTGCTGGGGTCTGGCGGCTTTCATCGCCTATCAAAACTGGGCCTTCGGCGAGCCGCTGGCGATGCTGAAAGTGCAGCGGCACTGGGGCGTTCGCGCCGCGCCGCCGTGGCCCGAAAAGGCGCAGGCCCTGGCGACTTTCGAGCCGGTCCGCTCGGTATACGACGACCGTTCGCCGGCGTTTTGGGCCGCCGCCGAATCGCCGGCCGCGCCTTGGTTCAGCCTGCGCTTTGCATCGCCGCCAATGCCGCGGCGCCCGTCCCGACCGCGTAATGCAGGAGTCAAAAAAATGACCGTGAGCGCGCTTCCCATCATTAACACGACGATGACTTCCGGCTGTGGCGCGGGCTGCGGTGGCGGCGGAGGCCGGCCGCGCGACGAGTCCGCCACACTTGGCTCCTTGGCCGAGGCGGTTCGCGGCAACCAGGTCGCGCGGCGGATGCCCCGGCTCTGTTACATGGAGCTGATCCTCACCGACCAGTGCAATCTGCGCTGTTCGTACTGCTTTGAGAAAGACAAAAATCCGCATCAAATGTCGGACGAAACCGCCATCGCTTCGATCGACTTCCTGATGGAGGAATCAGGCCCCACGAAGTCCATCACGATCTTGTTCTTCGGAGGCGAGCCGCTGTTGCGCTTCGATTTGATGAAGCGCGTCCACGCCTATGCGACCGCTGAAGCCAACAAGCGTGGCAAGACGATCCACTGGGACATGACCACGAACGGCACCTTGATGACCGAGGAAAAGGCCGCCTGGCTCGCCAAGGCACGAGTCAACTACTTGCTGAGCCTCGATGGCGGCAAGGAGGACCACGATCGCTATCGCAAGTTCGCCAACGGCCGCGGCAGCTTCGAAGTCGTGGCGGCGAAGTTGCCAATCATGAAGCGGTTTCAGCCCTGGCTGGGCGCCAAGATCAGCGTCACGCCCGAATCTGGGCCGAACCTGGCGCGGAGCGTCGACGAGTTGCACCGCCGCGGAATCAACCAGTTCATTTTGGGCTACGCCCACGGGCTGCCCTGGACGGTGAGCGACCTCGCGCGCTACGAGCAGGCCCTCTATGAACTCTGCGAGTTGTATTTGGAGAAGAAGTTCCACAAGCAGTATTTCCGCATGAGCCTGTTCGAGGAAGGCGAGCTCGGCGAAGCCGACGGCCACGCCACATTCGGGTGCGGCGCCGGGCGAGGGCGCTGTTGCGTCGACTCTTACGGCGACATCTACGGCTGCTCCAAACTGGCGACCATCACAGGCATGCACAACGGGGTGCTGCCGTATGGAAATGTCTTTCAGGGCTTCACGCGCATCGACAATCGTTTGCAGTTCATGCACACCGCGGTCGGGCCGCGCGAGAAGTGCCGAAACTGCGAATTCAACGAGGTCTGCGGCGGCGGTTGCCCGGCCGTCAATTATAAGGCAACGGGGAGCATTTTTGACCCGGACGACCTGGGCTGCCGAATCGTATTCATTAACCAGCGAGTACACGCCTACATGCGCCAACGCACGCGCGAGATTTTTGGGGCCGGCGAAGGAGACGATCTTCTCACCGGACCCGATACGCTTCGTGCCGACATGGGCGGGCCGTGCGTCGAGTCGTGA